Proteins encoded within one genomic window of Babesia bigemina genome assembly Bbig001, chromosome : IV:
- a CDS encoding EF hand domain conatining protein, putative — protein sequence MAESLQDSPQMGDFRRLHQMCMDSLALQPSQDARLRKLFLRCDRSGFGAIDGDTARLLFKTSGLPDAALFDIWSLADVEGRGELDYRAFCLCCVLIAYAQSHPDFMRRPDWMWDPQLPARLMNMNAVSECNPLLDTAVLDDSARSDMPQIAPAEAVVYEKMFLALDHNRDGFVEGLDARTYYLTRNELPDEELLRIWEVADADCDGRLSIREFMVMEHMVQERVASLMPVSNAPPPEMPRPDLSVSGTVHSAAPTDRLPQPRSARSARQPSTNAIGDDKRMAQTGHEEIASTASSSVASVDPKRAAEERYDVKRDVEDMSSVPVEHRDAGKMVGSEATIVESRRLANHVESLKKHAEDLEHDLDKLDAENNYLRMLYKKKEDRMSELHTLHRTVSEEAEAEHAQLRIEERELNELQDRISAMRRQKMAAESEQQALKQALSHSEDAEQTMLRSIKNEQGRVAAIRSERLHNMRKRIDLLESIQPSNDKNSGGSAQNVRAISDTRVLHDSKGIRVAAPESVMERRLNPRITSIPHNEWATRECAGFQE from the coding sequence atggcggagtcgTTGCAAGACAGCCCTCAAATGGGCGATTTTCGGCGGCTTCACCAGATGTGCATGGACAGCCTGGCGCTGCAACCATCCCAGGACGCCAGGCTGCGCAAACTGTTCCTCCGGTGCGACCGCAGCGGGTTCGGCGCCATCGACGGCGACACTGCGCGGCTCCTGTTCAAGACGTCGGGGCTTCCGGATGCGGCGCTGTTCGACATCTGGAGTCTGGCGGACGTGGAAGGCCGAGGAGAACTTGACTACCGGGCGTTTTGCCTCTGCTGCGTGCTCATCGCGTACGCCCAGTCACACCCCGATTTCATGAGACGGCCGGACTGGATGTGGGACCCTCAGCTCCCTGCCCGGCTGATGAACATGAACGCAGTGTCGGAGTGCAACCCGTTACTCGACACTGCGGTGCTTGACGACAGCGCCAGGTCGGACATGCCGCAGATTGCACCCGCCGAGGCGGTGGTGTACGAGAAGATGTTCCTGGCGCTGGATCACAACCGCGACGGGTTTGTTGAGGGCCTCGACGCACGCACCTACTACCTCACGCGCAACGAGCTGCCGGATGAGGAGCTGCTTCGGATATGGGAGGTGGCGGACGCCGATTGCGACGGGCGGCTTTCGATACGAGAATTCATGGTCATGGAGCACATGGTCCAGGAGAGGGTGGCCAGCCTGATGCCGGTGAGCaacgcgccgccgccggagaTGCCGCGCCCCGATCTTTCCGTCAGCGGGACAGTTCACTCTGCCGCGCCGACTGATCGGTTGCCGCAACCTCGCTCTGCCAGgagtgccaggcagccctCCACGAACGCGATAGGTGACGACAAACGCATGGCCCAAACGGGTCATGAGGAGATCGCAAGCACAGCATCATCATCCGTCGCGAGCGTGGACCCGAAACGCGCGGCCGAGGAACGCTATGACGTAAAGAGGGACGTGGAGGACATGAGTTCGGTACCGGTGGAGCACAGGGATGCCGGCAAGATGGTTGGCTCAGAGGCGACGATCGTGGAGAGTCGCCGCCTGGCTAACCACGTCGAATCGCTGAAGAAGCACGCGGAGGACCTTGAACATGACCTGGATAAGCTAGATGCGGAGAACAATTACCTCAGGATGCTTTATAAGAAGAAGGAGGATCGCATGTCCGAGCTCCACACGCTGCACAGGACCGTCAGCGAGGAGGCAGAAGCCGAGCACGCGCAGCTGCGCATCGAGGAACGCGAGCTGAACGAGCTCCAGGACCGAATCAGCGCCATGCGACGCCAGAAAATGGCGGCCGAAAGTGAGCAGCAGGCGCTGAAGCAGGCACTCAGCCACTCGGAGGACGCGGAGCAGACCATGCTGAGGTCGATCAAAAACGAGCAGGGCAGAGTCGCGGCGATACGCAGCGAGCGGCTGCATAACATGCGCAAAAGGATCGACCTGCTGGAGTCCATCCAGCCCTCGAACGACAAGAACTCGGGCGGCAGTGCGCAGAACGTGCGCGCGATCAGCGACACTCGCGTGCTCCACGACTCCAAGGGCATCCGCGTGGCTGCTCCTGAAAGCGTGATGGAGCGTCGCCTCAACCCGCGCATCACATCCATTCCGCACAACGAGTGGGCCACCAGGGAGTGCGCCGGGTTCCAGGAGTGA
- a CDS encoding RNA binding protein, putative, whose amino-acid sequence MVKAVDGDKAARKAKSASEFSTENMLRDIKKVVKAFGGGIMKSSGKSKKSKSKSMSLPVVKGKSSMASLISPNEDGDDGDEDTAADVAAEQVKPTKGKKEKPADRKKKTGDGDNAPADGSQQAEGKGAKISKDAMAASKKVASLRQSKRVSTAAVKTAPAAKTSVKSVASSKGASKSVPLDERDDDSSSSGNATLPQSDVEMTKKTSVEKTPATKLLFTNVKASDEAFKTLINSRTASCGPYLKCFMASAGKCVVLVASEEIAKAYVSYFNGYELNGEAMSVDISTRGPRGTAKKLHMPSKESFKTVTLKNIPKVFERDSVAKALESVDGVKYKSLKRDLEGNWAVGFETVPDCVKFTSLVNGCFLTFANETKTKKVKVMCGGPSFGTKASHAGRVFVQNLKFTTTAAQLEKLAHRFDKGAKVHMPKSGKKGFAFIQFSNIQVAEKAILRLNGTDFEGRKIRLALSLPTELYKDQVKTVDGKAEAESAAAQDKKKDLDEGDEVEEDEEADADDSDDEEEEEDEEDDEDESEEEDDEDEGEEDEEEEEEDDEDEEDDEGEDEEEEDEEESEDQKTSGKGKPLRSSAAKTRKNDESDRTIFVRNLSYESTEAALREYFATFGAVESCNICKDAKGVSRGTAFILFQNADDARKILAMEELALERDADFSLEGARSARNKVKHGPAAGLGFSLNGRRLILSRALSRDEASTLAKAKEQKRSTAPNSKKRNDLLMEGVILETSPEFQKLTAMEQKLQTSSFKEKLEKMKNPNMFLNPKRLCVRNLPPNADVNELRRAIVAHFRRNVDLSSICGSKKVDASRTIGKVTFLSDEKRKVKVGESTMRRRMPFAFIDFNHEELALQALRFLSCNADVFGARYRLFAEFAIEDSRALYIQKKRKEQYEEKLKERIAAQEDEEGAAEDGKKRKKRKTYSRGKLQRMKRRKLREAAAEQPAAN is encoded by the coding sequence ATGGTGAAGGCCGTCGATGGCGACAAGGCCGCCCGCAAGGCGAAGAGCGCGTCCGAGTTCTCCACTGAAAACATGCTCCGCGACATAAAGAAGGTGGTGAAGGCGTTCGGAGGCGGTATAATGAAGAGTTCGGGGAAGTCTAAGAAGTCTAAGTCAAAGAGCATGTCCCTGCCAGTCGTGAAGGGCAAGAGCTCAATGGCGTCGCTGATTTCGCCGAATGAAGATGGAGATGACGGGGATGAGGACACCGCAGCGGACGTGGCTGCAGAACAGGTCAAGCCGACTAAAGGAAAGAAGGAAAAACCTGCTGACAGGAAGAAGAAAACCGGTGATGGCGACAACGCCCCTGCCGATGGATCGCAACAGGCTGAGGGCAAAGGTGCTAAAATAAGTAAGGATGCCATGGCAGCCTCCAAGAAAGTGGCGTCGTTGCGACAGTCGAAAAGGGTGAGCACTGCCGCGGTAAAAACTGCGCCGGCTGCGAAAACCTCCGTGAAGTCCGTGGCGTCAAGTAAGGGCGCTTCCAAGTCAGTGCCCCTCGATGAGAGGGACGACGACTCGTCATCATCGGGAAACGCCACGTTGCCCCAGTCGGACGTTGAAATGACGAAAAAGACATCTGTTGAAAAGACTCCAGCCACGAAGCTGCTGTTCACCAACGTCAAGGCGTCCGACGAGGCATTCAAGACGCTGATCAACAGCCGCACCGCTTCGTGCGGCCCGTACTTGAAGTGCTTCATGGCGTCTGCTGGGAAGTGCGTTGTTCTGGTCGCCAGCGAAGAAATCGCCAAGGCGTACGTATCGTATTTCAATGGCTACGAGTTGAACGGGGAGGCGATGTCGGTGGACATCTCCACCAGAGGGCCGAGGGGCACCGCGAAGAAGTTGCACATGCCCTCTAAGGAATCGTTCAAGACCGTCACTCTGAAGAACATCCCCAAGGTGTTCGAGCGCGATTCCGTTGCTAAGGCGCTGGAGTCCGTGGATGGTGTGAAATACAAATCGCTGAAACGTGACTTGGAGGGCAACTGGGCGGTCGGATTCGAGACTGTGCCAGACTGCGTCAAATTCACGTCTTTGGTAAACGGCTGCTTTCTAACTTTCGCCAATGAGACGAAAACCaagaaggtgaaggtgaTGTGTGGTGGCCCATCGTTCGGCACGAAGGCGTCTCACGCCGGTCGCGTGTTTGTCCAGAACCTCAAATTcaccaccaccgccgcccagCTGGAAAAGTTAGCTCACCGTTTTGACAAGGGCGCAAAGGTCCACATGCCGAAAAGCGGCAAGAAAGGCTTTGCTTTCATTCAGTTTTCCAACATACAGGTTGCCGAGAAGGCAATTCTGCGCCTGAACGGCACCGACTTCGAAGGACGAAAGATAAGGCTCGCCCTCTCGCTCCCCACTGAGCTCTACAAGGACCAGGTTAAAACAGTGGACGGCAAGGCTGAGGCCGagtcagctgcagcgcaagacAAGAAAAAAGACTTGGACGAAGGTGATGAAGTAGAGGAGGACGAAGAAGCAGATGCTGACGATagcgatgatgaggaggaagaggaggatgaggaggatgatgaagatgaaagtgaggaggaagatgatgaagatgaaggtgaggaggatgaggaggaagaggaggaagatgatgaagatgaggaggatgatgaaggtgaggatgaggaggaagaggatgAAGAAGAAAGTGAAGATCAAAAGACCTCAGGCAAAGGAAAACCCCTGCGTAGCTCCGCTGCGAAGACGAGGAAGAACGATGAGAGTGATCGCACAATATTCGTCCGCAACTTGAGCTACGAGTCCACCGAGGCGGCCCTCCGGGAATACTTTGCCACCTTCGGCGCCGTGGAGTCTTGCAACATCTGCAAAGATGCGAAGGGTGTCAGCCGTGGCACGGCTTTCATTCTTTTCCAGAATGCCGACGACGCACGTAAGATATTGGCAATGGAGGAGCTGGCGCTGGAGCGTGACGCTGATTTCAGCCTGGAGGGTGCGCGTAGCGCGCGTAACAAGGTTAAACACGGGCCGGCTGCTGGTCTTGGATTTTCCCTCAATGGCAGGCGCTTGATCCTGTCGCGGGCGCTCAGCAGAGACGAGGCCAGCACTTTGGCGAAGGCCAAAGAACAGAAGCGCAGCACCGCTCCCAATTCCAAGAAGCGCAACGACCTATTGATGGAAGGCGTCATCCTGGAAACCTCGCCGGAGTTCCAGAAGCTAACCGCGATGGAGCAGAAACTCCAAACCTCAAGCTTCAAAGAGAAACTGGAGAAGATGAAGAACCCGAACATGTTCCTGAACCCCAAGCGCCTGTGCGTGCGCAACCTGCCGCCAAACGCGGACGTGAACGAGCTCCGGCGTGCGATTGTGGCGCACTTCCGGCGCAATGTAGACCTGTCCAGCATCTGCGGCAGCAAGAAGGTCGACGCGAGCCGCACTATCGGCAAGGTGACCTTCCTGTCCGACGAGAAGCGCAAGGTGAAGGTTGGGGAGTCCACCATGCGGCGTCGTATGCCGTTTGCGTTCATCGACTTCAACCACGAGGAGCTTGCGTTGCAGGCTCTGCGTTTCTTGTCGTGCAACGCCGACGTGTTCGGCGCTCGCTACCGCCTCTTCGCGGAATTCGCCATCGAAGACAGCCGCGCCCTGTACATACAGAAGAAGCGCAAGGAGCAGTATGAGgagaagctgaaggagaggatagctgcgcaggaagACGAAGAGGGCGCGGCGGAGGACGGGAAAAAACGCAAGAAGCGCAAAACGTACAGCCGTGGaaagctgcagcgcatgaaACGCCGCAAGCTCCGCGAGGCCGCGGCTGAACAGCCTGCTGCAAACTAG